From Chloroflexota bacterium, the proteins below share one genomic window:
- a CDS encoding thymidine kinase — MKHQPDGGWIELICGSMFSGKSEELIRRIKRAAIARQKVQVFKPAIDKRYGEDSVSSHSGATVDAVSVQSAAEILQLVAPDTDVVAIDEVQFFDWSISDVCNALADRGKRIILAGLDLDFRGEPFGPMPLLMAQAEEVEKLHAICMECGAPATRTQRLINGKPASYDDPIILVGASEAYQARCRKHHDVPRGTRTELI, encoded by the coding sequence ATGAAACATCAACCTGACGGTGGATGGATCGAGTTGATTTGCGGCAGCATGTTCAGCGGCAAGTCCGAAGAACTGATCCGGCGGATCAAGCGCGCCGCGATTGCGCGGCAGAAGGTGCAGGTCTTCAAGCCCGCGATCGACAAGCGCTATGGCGAAGATAGCGTCAGCTCGCACAGCGGCGCGACGGTGGATGCCGTGTCGGTACAGTCGGCGGCCGAGATCCTACAACTGGTCGCGCCGGACACTGACGTCGTCGCGATTGACGAAGTGCAGTTTTTCGACTGGTCGATCAGCGATGTGTGCAATGCGCTGGCCGACCGGGGCAAGCGCATTATCCTGGCGGGACTCGATCTCGATTTTCGCGGTGAGCCGTTTGGTCCGATGCCGCTGCTGATGGCGCAGGCCGAGGAGGTCGAGAAGCTGCACGCGATCTGCATGGAGTGCGGCGCGCCGGCCACACGCACCCAGCGGCTGATCAACGGCAAGCCGGCCAGCTATGACGACCCGATCATTCTGGTCGGCGCCAGCGAGGCGTACCAGGCGCGCTGCCGCAAGCATCACGACGTGCCGCGCGGCACGCGGACCGAGCTCATCTAG
- the asnB gene encoding asparagine synthase (glutamine-hydrolyzing), producing MCGIAGQLNFDNAPADEALLRRMCGQITHRGPDDEGFYLSGPVGLGMRRLSIIDVVGGRQPQSNEDGTIWIVFNGEIYNFQALHAELEAKGHRFATRSDTEAVVHLYEEMGERCVTRLNGMFAFALWDSRRRRLLLARDRLGKKPIVYALRENGILFASEIQALLQDPRIRRSVSLPALQHYLRLWYVPHPLTMFEGILKLPPAHMMICENGCARLERYWDVDFGAKRVQSEADWAAEALALLDDSVRIRLMSDVPLGALLSGGIDSATVVALMARQMNQPVKTFSIGFDEEAYNELPYARIAANQFHTEHHEEVVHPDAAAVLTSLVRHYGEPFGDDSCIPTYYVSRLARQHVTVALGGDGGDESFGGYPRLRRLQEFSGLNSLRGLLSSRAQSLARDPAPAGALFNRERWGGFMREAAFRLAEIRDPLQRYANQWSVWKSDGTDARSPALRQSGRAGVGLLADAWNRSAEWAPLDRLLYLEMVTYLPDDLQVKIDIASMAASLEVRAPFLDYRLVELLASMPAELKLHGGQTKVLLRRLAAGLLPKEILQRSKWGFSVPIANWLRGEMQPLLRDTLLSPQARQRSYFASNVVEQMVTAHASGARDHGRSLWLLLNFELWAQMLLDNPVNASA from the coding sequence ATGTGTGGAATTGCGGGCCAACTCAACTTCGACAACGCCCCGGCGGACGAGGCGCTGCTGCGGCGCATGTGCGGCCAGATCACGCACCGCGGGCCGGACGACGAGGGCTTCTACCTATCCGGGCCGGTCGGCCTCGGCATGCGCCGCCTGAGCATCATCGACGTGGTCGGCGGGCGCCAGCCGCAGTCCAATGAAGACGGCACGATCTGGATCGTGTTCAACGGCGAGATATACAACTTTCAGGCATTGCACGCCGAGCTCGAAGCGAAGGGCCATCGCTTTGCCACGCGCAGCGACACCGAAGCGGTCGTCCATCTGTACGAGGAGATGGGCGAGCGCTGCGTCACACGCCTGAACGGCATGTTTGCATTTGCGCTCTGGGATTCGCGGCGGCGGCGGCTGCTGCTGGCCCGCGACCGGCTCGGCAAGAAACCGATTGTCTATGCCCTGCGCGAAAACGGCATCCTGTTCGCATCGGAAATCCAGGCGCTCCTGCAAGACCCGCGCATCCGGCGCTCGGTCAGCCTTCCGGCGCTCCAGCACTACCTGCGCCTGTGGTACGTCCCGCATCCGCTCACCATGTTCGAGGGCATTCTTAAACTGCCGCCTGCGCATATGATGATCTGCGAGAACGGGTGCGCCCGACTGGAGCGCTACTGGGACGTCGATTTCGGCGCCAAACGCGTGCAGAGCGAGGCCGACTGGGCCGCCGAGGCGCTCGCGCTGCTCGACGATTCGGTGCGCATCCGCCTGATGAGCGATGTGCCGCTGGGCGCGCTGCTCTCCGGTGGTATCGACTCCGCCACCGTGGTCGCGCTGATGGCGCGGCAGATGAATCAGCCGGTCAAGACGTTTTCCATCGGCTTTGACGAAGAAGCCTACAACGAACTGCCGTATGCGCGGATCGCGGCCAACCAGTTTCACACGGAGCACCACGAGGAGGTCGTGCATCCCGATGCGGCCGCGGTGCTCACGTCCCTCGTGCGGCACTACGGCGAGCCGTTCGGCGACGACTCGTGCATCCCGACTTACTATGTGTCGCGCCTGGCGCGCCAGCACGTGACGGTGGCGCTGGGCGGCGACGGCGGCGATGAGAGTTTCGGCGGCTACCCCCGGTTGCGCCGCTTGCAGGAATTCAGCGGCCTGAACTCTCTGCGCGGGTTGCTGTCCAGCCGCGCGCAATCGCTCGCGCGCGACCCAGCCCCGGCGGGTGCGCTGTTCAACCGCGAACGCTGGGGCGGCTTCATGCGCGAAGCGGCCTTTCGCCTGGCGGAAATACGCGATCCGCTGCAGCGCTACGCAAACCAGTGGAGCGTTTGGAAGAGCGACGGCACGGATGCGCGGTCACCCGCACTGCGGCAGTCCGGGCGCGCGGGCGTTGGCCTGCTGGCCGATGCCTGGAACCGGTCAGCCGAATGGGCGCCGCTCGACCGGCTGCTGTACCTGGAGATGGTGACGTATCTGCCGGACGATTTGCAGGTCAAGATCGACATAGCCAGCATGGCCGCATCGCTCGAGGTGCGCGCGCCGTTTCTCGATTACCGGCTCGTCGAACTTTTGGCGTCGATGCCGGCGGAACTCAAGCTGCACGGCGGGCAGACCAAGGTGTTGCTGCGCCGTCTGGCTGCCGGACTGCTGCCGAAGGAAATCCTGCAGCGCTCCAAATGGGGCTTCTCAGTGCCGATTGCGAACTGGCTGCGCGGCGAGATGCAGCCGCTGCTGCGCGATACGCTGCTGAGCCCGCAGGCGCGCCAGCGCAGCTATTTTGCCTCGAACGTCGTCGAGCAGATGGTGACGGCGCACGCGAGCGGCGCGCGCGACCACGGACGAAGCCTGTGGCTGCTGCTCAACTTCGAGTTGTGGGCGCAGATGCTGCTCGACAACCCCGTGAATGCGAGCGCGTGA
- the rplU gene encoding 50S ribosomal protein L21, translating into MYAIIQNGGRQFRVEKGAIVEINRIAAKVGEDVKFEQVLLVGGDSLIVAPDALKGASVSGKVVAHTRGPKQDAWKYKPKKYYRRRLGSREDRTRVAISDIVVP; encoded by the coding sequence GTGTACGCAATAATCCAGAATGGCGGCCGGCAGTTCCGCGTCGAGAAGGGTGCGATCGTGGAAATCAACCGCATTGCCGCCAAGGTGGGTGAGGACGTGAAGTTCGAGCAGGTGCTGCTGGTCGGCGGCGACTCGTTGATCGTCGCCCCGGACGCGCTGAAAGGCGCGAGCGTGAGCGGCAAGGTGGTAGCGCATACGCGCGGTCCCAAGCAGGATGCCTGGAAGTACAAGCCGAAGAAGTATTACCGGCGTCGCCTGGGAAGCCGCGAAGACCGCACGCGCGTGGCGATCTCGGATATCGTCGTCCCGTAA
- a CDS encoding DUF1385 domain-containing protein, which translates to MEGVMMRGRKAFAVAVRAPDGRVVLHSEPLTNPLYTSNWAQWPFLRGLTLLWDALGLGTRALMWSANIAVADESDPGAVKFEGPAAWTTVAVSLLAAVGLFFLLPTFLVSLLDAQIQSDLVNNILEGIVRLLILVGYIAAVGRIPEIGRVFQYHGAEHKTINAYEAGAELTPESVQKYSLLHPRCGTGFLLVVVVISILVFALLGRPPIVIRLLSRVVLVPVIATIAYEFIRFGAAHYANPLMRALLSPSLALQRLTTRPPDDGMVAVAIVALRKVLVAEGLLAAEPDIAPAGGAVVAAAD; encoded by the coding sequence ATGGAAGGGGTCATGATGCGCGGCCGCAAAGCGTTCGCTGTTGCGGTGCGCGCGCCCGACGGGCGCGTTGTCCTGCACAGCGAGCCGCTCACCAACCCGCTGTACACCTCCAACTGGGCCCAATGGCCCTTCTTGCGCGGCCTGACGCTGCTGTGGGACGCGCTGGGGCTTGGCACGCGCGCCCTGATGTGGTCCGCCAATATCGCCGTCGCCGACGAGTCCGACCCCGGCGCGGTGAAGTTCGAAGGCCCGGCGGCCTGGACGACGGTCGCCGTGTCGCTGCTCGCCGCCGTGGGGCTATTCTTCCTGCTGCCGACATTCCTCGTCAGCCTGCTCGATGCGCAAATCCAGTCTGATCTCGTCAACAACATCCTCGAAGGCATCGTGCGCCTGCTGATCCTGGTCGGCTACATCGCTGCGGTGGGCCGGATTCCGGAGATCGGGCGCGTATTCCAGTATCACGGCGCCGAGCACAAAACCATCAACGCCTACGAAGCGGGCGCTGAGTTGACGCCGGAGTCGGTGCAGAAGTACTCGCTACTGCACCCGCGCTGCGGCACCGGATTCCTGCTGGTCGTCGTGGTCATCTCGATCCTGGTCTTTGCGCTGCTGGGCCGCCCGCCGATAGTCATTCGCCTGCTGTCGCGGGTGGTGCTGGTGCCGGTGATCGCGACGATCGCCTACGAGTTTATCCGCTTTGGCGCGGCGCACTACGCCAACCCGCTGATGCGTGCGCTGCTGTCGCCCAGCCTGGCGCTGCAGCGGTTGACGACCCGGCCGCCCGACGACGGCATGGTGGCGGTGGCGATCGTGGCGCTGCGCAAGGTGCTGGTGGCCGAGGGATTGCTGGCGGCCGAGCCGGACATTGCACCTGCCGGCGGCGCCGTGGTTGCCGCGGCAGACTAA
- a CDS encoding SDR family oxidoreductase translates to MRFDNKVVLVTGAAQGIGAAIAKQFLAAGARVALNDRTPERAETGVAKLGGAQANLLGVAADVTRRAEVEAMIARIVERFGRLDIVVNNAGLYPVTPVLDMREEEWDTVLDVNLKGTFLVSQAAARQMVRQGSGGAIVNISSGSHKVARIGCAHYCASKAGIVMFTQVLAMELAPHRIRVNAVAPGLIEVPDQLTPGTTEYMADTLAVIPAARLGTPDDIAQAVLLLADPAADYITGAVLAVDGGLSVGRMPPRRHAAP, encoded by the coding sequence ATGCGCTTCGACAACAAAGTCGTCCTCGTCACCGGCGCCGCACAGGGCATCGGTGCCGCTATCGCCAAACAGTTCCTAGCCGCAGGCGCGCGCGTCGCGCTGAACGACCGCACGCCCGAGCGGGCCGAGACCGGCGTCGCCAAACTGGGCGGCGCGCAGGCCAACCTGCTTGGCGTCGCTGCCGACGTCACCCGGCGCGCCGAAGTTGAGGCGATGATCGCCCGGATCGTGGAGCGGTTCGGCCGGTTGGATATCGTCGTCAACAACGCGGGCCTGTACCCGGTGACGCCGGTTCTCGACATGCGCGAGGAGGAATGGGACACCGTGCTCGACGTGAACCTCAAAGGCACGTTCCTCGTGTCGCAAGCCGCGGCACGACAGATGGTCCGGCAGGGCTCGGGCGGCGCGATCGTCAACATCTCGTCGGGCAGCCACAAGGTCGCGCGCATCGGCTGCGCGCACTACTGCGCATCCAAGGCGGGCATCGTCATGTTCACGCAGGTGCTGGCCATGGAGCTCGCGCCGCACCGCATTCGCGTCAACGCCGTCGCGCCCGGCCTGATCGAAGTGCCGGACCAGCTTACGCCCGGCACGACGGAGTACATGGCCGACACGCTCGCGGTCATCCCGGCCGCGCGGCTCGGCACGCCGGACGATATCGCGCAGGCCGTCCTGCTGCTGGCCGACCCGGCTGCCGATTACATCACCGGCGCGGTGCTGGCCGTCGATGGCGGTCTTTCGGTCGGCCGCATGCCCCCGCGCAGACATGCCGCGCCGTGA
- a CDS encoding TerC family protein, which translates to MEWITNPESWVALATLTILEIVLGVDNIIFISILAARLPEHQQARARNIGLSLAMLTRIGLLLSISAIMGLTEPLFTALGHGFSGHDVVLILGGLFLIYKATSEIHDKLEGQTESEGGASKARAVLASVVFQIILLDIVFSLDSVITAIGMSNQLPIMIAAVVIAVVVMLFAAGALNTFIHRHPTVKMLALSFLLMIGVVLISDGLGQHIEKGYVYFALAFSIFVEMLNLRLRVREVEPVKLHEQMTAEGG; encoded by the coding sequence ATGGAGTGGATCACCAATCCCGAATCGTGGGTCGCACTGGCCACGCTGACCATCCTGGAAATCGTGCTTGGCGTGGACAACATCATTTTCATCTCCATCCTCGCGGCGCGCCTTCCGGAACACCAGCAGGCGCGGGCGCGCAACATCGGGTTGTCGCTGGCAATGCTGACGCGCATCGGGTTGCTGCTCTCGATCTCGGCGATCATGGGCTTGACGGAACCGCTCTTCACCGCATTGGGTCACGGCTTCTCAGGACACGATGTGGTCCTGATTCTTGGGGGACTCTTTCTCATTTACAAGGCGACGAGCGAAATCCACGACAAGCTGGAGGGGCAAACCGAGAGCGAAGGCGGAGCCAGCAAAGCGCGCGCTGTTCTCGCCTCCGTGGTCTTTCAAATCATCCTTTTGGACATTGTCTTCTCACTCGACTCCGTGATTACCGCGATCGGTATGTCAAACCAACTGCCGATCATGATCGCGGCGGTCGTTATCGCCGTGGTCGTTATGCTCTTTGCGGCGGGCGCGCTAAACACCTTCATTCATCGCCACCCGACCGTCAAGATGCTGGCGCTCTCGTTCCTGCTGATGATCGGCGTGGTGCTCATTTCGGACGGGCTGGGACAGCACATTGAGAAAGGCTATGTATACTTCGCGCTGGCGTTTTCGATCTTCGTCGAGATGCTGAACCTGCGCCTGCGCGTCAGGGAAGTCGAGCCGGTCAAACTCCACGAGCAGATGACGGCGGAGGGCGGCTAA
- the rpmE gene encoding 50S ribosomal protein L31 produces the protein MRPDIHPKYYPEARIVCACGKAWTTGATQPEIRVDVCFNCHPFYTGEQRIVDTAGRVDRFRMRLAQKREERAPKKVRGQRVLVVNPDEQAADAAAAALASAPVAASGSAPAAASEPAAEIEMGDELRVRTVLEDESGAVVVSGDDDDAPRRRPAARKPRAAAARKPAKAEGEPAAGSEGASA, from the coding sequence ATGCGGCCCGACATTCACCCGAAATATTACCCGGAAGCGCGCATTGTCTGCGCGTGCGGCAAAGCCTGGACGACCGGCGCAACGCAGCCCGAAATCCGTGTGGACGTCTGCTTCAACTGCCACCCGTTCTATACCGGCGAGCAGCGCATCGTGGACACGGCCGGCCGCGTCGACCGCTTCCGCATGCGGCTGGCACAGAAGCGCGAGGAGAGGGCGCCGAAGAAGGTGCGCGGCCAGCGCGTGCTGGTGGTGAACCCGGACGAGCAGGCCGCGGATGCAGCGGCGGCGGCGCTGGCGTCCGCGCCAGTGGCTGCGTCGGGCAGCGCACCGGCCGCGGCCAGCGAGCCGGCCGCCGAAATTGAAATGGGCGATGAACTGCGCGTCCGCACCGTGCTGGAAGACGAGAGCGGCGCAGTCGTGGTGAGCGGCGATGACGACGATGCGCCGCGCCGCCGCCCCGCCGCGCGCAAGCCGCGCGCCGCAGCCGCCCGCAAACCGGCCAAGGCCGAAGGCGAGCCGGCGGCAGGGTCCGAGGGCGCTTCAGCCTAG
- a CDS encoding DUF3467 domain-containing protein produces MSEQQSPVPMSVSSGPLEFSLPDDVTTIYANAAAVTMSSEDCLIMFGVRSPSDPNKVSTKAHIYLTLSHAKRLQQALTRTVAAIEANLGPIEVDPAARYNESQSKPKTGNS; encoded by the coding sequence ATGAGCGAACAGCAATCACCAGTCCCCATGTCCGTGTCGAGTGGCCCGCTCGAATTTAGCTTGCCAGACGACGTGACGACAATTTACGCCAATGCAGCAGCGGTGACGATGAGCAGTGAAGATTGCCTTATCATGTTTGGAGTGCGTAGCCCTAGCGATCCAAATAAAGTAAGCACAAAGGCTCATATCTATTTGACACTATCGCACGCCAAACGTCTGCAACAAGCATTGACCCGCACTGTTGCGGCTATCGAAGCCAACCTGGGTCCCATTGAGGTGGATCCGGCAGCACGGTATAACGAGAGTCAGTCGAAACCCAAGACTGGTAATTCATAA
- a CDS encoding SDR family oxidoreductase has product MAKKDLLADQVVLITGAGRGIGRAAALEFAAAGARVVVTSRTEQEVSETAKMVKAQGAAVLAMPADVSSERSVTALVAKATRRFGGIDILVNNAGLLAPIGPLWTTKPAAWRKNVRTNLEGVYLCSHAVLPGMLRRKHGAIINVSTGAARSARYGWSAYCASKAAVDQLTRVMAVELRDQNIRVNAIYPGTTETRMQALIRDTEDEAMGGEVQVFRDRHAHGLNLPPHAPARLIVWLARQTDLHGQILDIYDPAVKEKAGL; this is encoded by the coding sequence GTGGCAAAAAAAGACTTGCTGGCTGACCAGGTGGTGCTCATCACTGGTGCGGGACGCGGCATCGGCCGGGCAGCGGCGCTGGAGTTTGCGGCGGCCGGCGCGCGCGTCGTCGTCACCTCGCGGACCGAGCAGGAAGTGTCCGAGACGGCGAAGATGGTCAAGGCGCAGGGTGCGGCGGTGCTCGCGATGCCGGCCGACGTGTCAAGCGAGCGTTCCGTGACAGCGCTGGTCGCGAAGGCCACCCGGCGTTTTGGCGGTATCGATATCCTGGTCAACAACGCCGGGCTGCTGGCGCCGATCGGGCCGCTCTGGACGACCAAGCCTGCGGCGTGGCGCAAGAACGTGCGCACGAACCTGGAAGGCGTCTACCTCTGCTCGCATGCGGTGCTGCCCGGCATGCTCCGGCGCAAGCACGGCGCCATCATCAACGTCTCGACCGGCGCGGCGCGCTCGGCGCGCTACGGCTGGTCGGCCTATTGCGCCAGCAAGGCCGCCGTCGACCAGTTGACGCGCGTGATGGCCGTCGAGTTGCGCGACCAGAACATCCGCGTCAACGCCATCTACCCGGGTACCACCGAGACGCGCATGCAGGCGCTGATTCGCGATACCGAGGACGAGGCGATGGGCGGCGAAGTGCAGGTCTTTCGCGACCGCCACGCGCACGGGCTCAACTTACCGCCGCATGCGCCGGCTCGCCTGATCGTCTGGCTGGCGCGACAGACCGATCTGCACGGGCAGATCCTGGACATCTACGACCCGGCGGTGAAAGAGAAGGCCGGCCTGTAA
- a CDS encoding sulfatase-like hydrolase/transferase, whose amino-acid sequence MRPSVCLITLDSWRFDALEGAPAHRGMDRFDVRGALRTPNLDRIARDGVFFTQALSCAPHTTVSHASLMTGLIPPHHGIRSFFYERLPDHVETLAEALRATGYATITLRESEQPEHPGILQANGVLRGFDAVANTLHDFVDLCRQAQRRAQPVFAFLHLWDLHAPYLYTPRAGSSGSLRALEAKAEALATACHIAPPAALTEGDLSRFRERVALAVPDVHERIRTLFEWYVEGVSWFDREQWPLIEDALRSGGLWDNAVVFLFGDHGERVHPEGTGADVFGHGWTVMDEVLRVPLLMRGAPGVAPRVVERQVSLTDVAPTVAALAGIDIDRHFPLWQTMPYAGRNLLPLAQGAAPAEPHIHIAEVWRSQEPAPAGQLSRQAPYLRCARSETRKLVRHDGQVFLPRYRKELSVIELGRQRWARLTEQPSSASYLFWNDLNQDPDELRPARIGPHSPGPAELAAALERAYRGAIQGPAIVLERPVNEDPVVERLRALGYIDD is encoded by the coding sequence ATGCGACCTAGTGTATGTTTAATTACGCTTGACTCGTGGCGGTTTGACGCGCTTGAGGGCGCGCCGGCGCATCGCGGGATGGATCGCTTCGATGTGCGCGGTGCGCTGCGCACGCCAAACCTGGACCGGATAGCGCGGGACGGTGTGTTTTTTACGCAGGCGCTCTCCTGTGCTCCACATACCACCGTATCACATGCGTCGCTCATGACCGGGCTGATACCGCCCCACCACGGAATTCGGTCGTTCTTTTACGAGCGCCTCCCCGACCACGTGGAAACGCTGGCCGAGGCGCTGCGCGCCACGGGGTACGCGACCATCACGCTGCGCGAGTCAGAGCAGCCCGAACACCCGGGCATCCTGCAAGCCAACGGCGTCCTGCGCGGCTTCGATGCCGTGGCGAACACCCTGCACGATTTTGTCGACCTGTGCCGGCAAGCGCAGCGGCGCGCGCAGCCGGTGTTTGCGTTCCTGCACCTGTGGGATCTGCACGCGCCATATTTGTACACGCCCCGCGCCGGCTCGAGCGGATCGCTGCGCGCGCTGGAAGCCAAGGCCGAGGCGCTTGCGACGGCTTGCCACATCGCGCCACCGGCCGCGCTGACCGAAGGCGACCTCTCGCGCTTTCGCGAGCGCGTGGCGCTGGCGGTTCCCGATGTGCACGAGCGCATTCGCACCCTGTTTGAGTGGTATGTCGAAGGCGTTAGCTGGTTCGACCGCGAACAGTGGCCGTTGATCGAAGATGCGCTGCGGTCCGGCGGCTTGTGGGACAATGCGGTTGTGTTCTTGTTTGGCGATCATGGCGAGCGGGTTCACCCCGAAGGAACCGGCGCGGACGTGTTCGGCCACGGTTGGACCGTGATGGACGAGGTGCTGCGCGTGCCGCTCCTGATGCGCGGCGCGCCCGGAGTCGCGCCGCGGGTGGTCGAGCGGCAAGTTTCCTTGACCGATGTCGCCCCAACCGTCGCGGCCCTGGCGGGAATAGACATCGACCGCCATTTTCCGCTCTGGCAAACCATGCCATACGCTGGTCGCAACTTGCTTCCACTGGCGCAGGGCGCCGCGCCCGCCGAGCCGCACATTCATATTGCCGAAGTCTGGCGCAGCCAGGAGCCGGCGCCCGCCGGTCAGTTGTCTCGCCAGGCCCCGTATCTACGCTGCGCGCGCAGCGAGACGCGCAAACTGGTGCGCCACGATGGGCAGGTCTTCCTGCCGCGCTATCGGAAGGAGCTCAGCGTCATCGAGCTCGGCCGGCAGCGCTGGGCGCGCCTGACGGAGCAGCCATCCTCTGCCAGCTATTTGTTCTGGAATGATCTAAACCAGGACCCGGACGAACTGCGCCCGGCGCGCATCGGGCCGCACTCACCCGGACCTGCCGAGCTAGCGGCCGCGCTCGAACGGGCTTATCGGGGGGCTATTCAAGGTCCGGCGATCGTTCTCGAGCGACCGGTTAACGAAGACCCGGTGGTCGAGCGCTTGCGCGCGCTCGGTTATATTGACGACTAG
- a CDS encoding class I SAM-dependent methyltransferase — protein MTRPSFAAYWESTLKPGTRTELAEHWRQYVMSGVERGRQVLRAVQAVRPGTAVRVLDVGCGYGGASIAFALDGAHVTGIDLSHTYMAGARIRAAEHGVTTIAFAESVLEALPFSTGAFDVIICSDVLEHVKDQRACIREIARVLAPHGVAYLSFPNLLSLDNLKSDPHFQLFGASVLPPRIGEWYVRRRGRLEGEYGVGRFPVARRLRGLFQREGMQVVWQNPMLRRNLGMLTVVVCELLTNTYPLVEWIVEKCA, from the coding sequence ATGACCAGACCCTCGTTTGCCGCATACTGGGAGTCCACCCTCAAGCCCGGCACGCGGACCGAACTGGCCGAGCACTGGCGGCAGTACGTCATGTCCGGAGTGGAGCGCGGGCGCCAGGTTCTGAGGGCCGTGCAAGCCGTGCGCCCCGGCACAGCCGTGCGCGTCCTGGACGTTGGCTGCGGGTACGGCGGCGCCAGCATCGCGTTTGCCCTCGATGGAGCGCACGTCACGGGCATTGACCTGTCGCACACCTATATGGCCGGCGCGCGCATTCGCGCTGCCGAGCACGGCGTGACGACCATCGCGTTTGCCGAGAGCGTGCTGGAGGCGCTTCCGTTTTCCACGGGCGCGTTCGACGTCATCATCTGCAGCGATGTACTGGAACACGTCAAGGATCAGCGCGCGTGCATACGCGAAATTGCGCGCGTGCTGGCGCCGCACGGCGTGGCCTACCTGTCATTCCCAAATCTGCTGAGCCTGGACAACCTGAAATCGGACCCTCATTTTCAGCTATTCGGCGCCAGCGTGCTGCCGCCGCGCATAGGCGAGTGGTATGTGCGCCGCCGTGGGCGATTGGAAGGCGAGTATGGCGTCGGGCGCTTCCCCGTTGCGCGCCGGCTGCGTGGCTTGTTCCAACGCGAAGGCATGCAGGTGGTATGGCAGAACCCGATGCTGCGCCGCAATCTTGGCATGCTTACGGTTGTTGTCTGCGAGCTTTTGACGAACACCTACCCGTTGGTTGAATGGATTGTCGAAAAATGTGCATGA
- a CDS encoding LLM class F420-dependent oxidoreductase, which yields MRLGLNSGGWSTNNADLIARAQEAERLGYHSLWTAEVYGTDAVTTAAWLLANTSRINVGTGIMQMTARVPTVTAMSAMTLDMLSGGRFLIGIGASGPQVVEGWHGVAYGQPLKRTREYIEIMRAVLAREKPLEHHGDHYDVPLRGGTGLGKPLMLINRPVRAQIPIYIAAIGPQNVAMTAEIADGWLPIFFSPFRMSVWNESLAKGFAKGGKDAAGFDISPSVSVVVGDDLDKCRAQIKPGLAFYIGGMGARDKNFYNDLARRYGYEDAARRIQDLFLSRKRDEATAAVPDELVDEVALIGPRERIKERLQAWKESGVTTLRISAASIDTVRMMAELAA from the coding sequence ATGCGACTCGGCCTCAACAGCGGCGGTTGGAGCACGAATAACGCGGACTTGATCGCCAGGGCGCAGGAAGCCGAGCGCCTCGGCTACCATTCGCTCTGGACGGCCGAAGTGTACGGCACCGATGCGGTCACGACCGCCGCGTGGCTGCTGGCCAACACGAGCCGGATCAACGTCGGCACCGGCATCATGCAGATGACCGCCCGCGTGCCGACCGTCACGGCCATGTCGGCGATGACGCTCGACATGCTGAGCGGCGGGCGCTTCCTGATCGGCATCGGGGCGTCGGGGCCGCAGGTTGTGGAAGGCTGGCACGGCGTCGCTTATGGTCAGCCGCTGAAGCGCACGCGCGAGTACATCGAGATTATGCGCGCGGTGCTGGCGCGCGAAAAGCCGCTGGAACACCACGGCGATCACTACGACGTCCCGCTGCGCGGCGGCACCGGGCTTGGCAAGCCGCTGATGCTGATTAACCGCCCGGTGCGGGCGCAGATTCCGATCTACATCGCCGCCATCGGGCCGCAGAATGTCGCCATGACGGCCGAAATTGCCGACGGCTGGCTGCCGATCTTCTTCTCGCCGTTCCGCATGAGCGTGTGGAACGAGTCGCTGGCCAAAGGCTTTGCCAAAGGCGGCAAGGACGCCGCCGGCTTCGACATCTCGCCGAGCGTGAGCGTGGTCGTCGGCGACGATCTGGACAAGTGCCGCGCGCAGATCAAGCCGGGACTCGCGTTCTACATCGGCGGAATGGGCGCGCGCGACAAGAACTTCTACAACGATCTGGCGCGCCGCTACGGGTACGAGGACGCCGCCCGCCGCATCCAGGACCTGTTCCTGAGCCGCAAACGCGACGAGGCGACCGCCGCCGTGCCCGACGAACTGGTGGACGAGGTGGCCCTGATCGGACCGCGCGAGCGTATCAAGGAGCGCCTGCAGGCCTGGAAGGAATCGGGCGTCACCACGCTCCGCATCAGCGCCGCCAGCATCGATACGGTGCGCATGATGGCGGAGTTGGCGGCGTAG
- the rpmA gene encoding 50S ribosomal protein L27: MAHKKGGGSSRNGRDSGGQRLGVKIYDGEQVTSGMIIMRQHGTKIHPGENVGLGRDFTLFAKMDGFVKFEHVTGGKKRVSVYAQKPAVN; the protein is encoded by the coding sequence ATGGCTCATAAAAAAGGCGGCGGCAGCAGCCGCAACGGTCGCGATAGCGGCGGCCAGCGTCTCGGCGTCAAGATCTACGACGGCGAGCAGGTGACGTCCGGCATGATCATCATGCGCCAGCACGGCACGAAGATCCATCCCGGCGAGAACGTCGGCCTCGGCCGCGATTTCACCCTTTTCGCCAAGATGGACGGCTTTGTGAAGTTCGAGCATGTCACGGGCGGCAAGAAGCGCGTCAGCGTGTACGCCCAGAAGCCGGCGGTGAACTAA